The Thermobispora bispora DSM 43833 genome window below encodes:
- a CDS encoding phospholipid carrier-dependent glycosyltransferase, whose protein sequence is MYVAEERTGQRARTGTAARARAARPAPLPERVRRWAHRHRWFLAVAGLGAVLRAVTVAGYRPILWFPDSYTYVVTAMRPRPDLVRPAGYSMFLRLLEPLHDFGAVAIAQHLLGLATGALVYVTVLRLGGRAWLGALAAAPVLLDAYQIELEHLLVSDTLFMFLVASAVCLAVWRPPGQGGAVAIGLLIAAAALTRTVGLALVAVLAFFVFRYGSRAVRRTRLLGAFALAALVPIVAYGGWFYATHHRIGIVGSNGVFLYARTMSFADCSIMKPPADLAVLCDRRPPEERPPSQEYIWNPESPLVKLPGITFLRETDALAGRFAVLAIRSQPGDYLRSTLTELSRTFTWGRPVYPDAEIYGYYEFPETTPPPPGRYPAVVGKRFAERYERGPITVRIVEPYAGVMRAYQDLVRLPGAVLLGVLLVPPVLAVAGRARSARWGLPWASAWALLIAPAATAEFDYRYVLPAVPLACLAAALAAIHRPKA, encoded by the coding sequence GTGTACGTCGCCGAGGAGCGGACGGGGCAGCGGGCGCGGACCGGCACCGCCGCGCGCGCACGGGCGGCCCGCCCGGCGCCGTTACCGGAACGGGTGCGGCGGTGGGCCCACCGGCACCGGTGGTTCCTCGCCGTGGCCGGGCTCGGGGCGGTGCTGCGGGCGGTGACCGTGGCCGGGTACCGGCCGATCCTGTGGTTCCCCGACTCCTACACCTATGTGGTGACCGCGATGCGGCCGCGGCCGGACCTCGTCCGGCCGGCCGGGTACTCGATGTTCCTCCGGCTGCTGGAGCCGCTGCACGACTTCGGCGCGGTGGCGATCGCGCAGCATCTGCTCGGGCTGGCCACCGGGGCGCTGGTCTACGTCACCGTGCTCCGCCTGGGCGGCCGGGCCTGGCTGGGGGCGCTCGCCGCGGCCCCGGTGCTGCTCGACGCCTACCAGATCGAGCTGGAGCACCTGCTCGTCTCCGACACCCTGTTCATGTTCCTCGTCGCGAGCGCGGTCTGCCTGGCGGTGTGGCGGCCGCCGGGCCAGGGCGGCGCGGTGGCGATCGGCCTGCTGATCGCCGCGGCGGCGCTGACGAGGACGGTCGGGCTCGCGCTCGTCGCGGTCCTCGCCTTCTTCGTGTTCCGGTACGGCTCCCGCGCGGTCCGGCGCACCCGGCTCCTCGGGGCGTTCGCGCTCGCCGCGCTGGTGCCGATCGTGGCCTACGGCGGCTGGTTCTACGCGACCCACCACCGGATCGGCATCGTCGGGTCGAACGGGGTCTTCCTCTACGCGCGGACCATGTCGTTCGCGGACTGCTCGATCATGAAGCCGCCGGCGGACCTCGCCGTGCTGTGCGACCGCCGGCCGCCCGAGGAGCGGCCGCCCTCGCAGGAGTACATCTGGAACCCGGAGTCGCCGCTGGTCAAGCTGCCCGGGATCACCTTCCTCCGGGAGACCGACGCGCTCGCCGGGCGGTTCGCGGTGCTGGCGATCCGGAGCCAGCCGGGGGACTACCTCCGGTCGACCCTGACCGAGCTGAGCCGTACGTTCACCTGGGGCCGGCCGGTCTACCCCGACGCGGAGATCTACGGCTACTACGAGTTCCCGGAGACCACCCCGCCCCCGCCGGGCCGGTACCCGGCCGTGGTCGGCAAGCGCTTCGCGGAGCGGTACGAGCGGGGTCCGATCACCGTGCGGATCGTGGAGCCGTACGCCGGGGTGATGCGGGCCTACCAGGACCTGGTCAGGCTGCCCGGGGCGGTGCTGCTCGGCGTGCTCCTGGTGCCCCCGGTGCTCGCGGTGGCGGGCCGGGCGAGGTCCGCGCGGTGGGGGCTGCCGTGGGCGTCGGCCTGGGCGCTGCTCATCGCACCGGCCGCGA
- a CDS encoding glycosyltransferase family 2 protein, with protein sequence MPEEKPYVTIVLPCYNEQDHVVKEVERICAAMDASGYTYELIAVDDASTDETLTRLREAAPRFPHMRIRAFHRNGGSGTARRIGTQEARGEIVVWTDADMSYPNERIPELVEILEKDPSIDQVVGARTSEQGSHKLLRVPAKWFIRKLAEILAGEKIPDLNSGLRAFRASVARPYLRLLPPGFSCVTTITLAFLSNQHGVYYLPIEYSKRAGKSKFNFVSDAYRYILQVLRMIMYFNPLKVLMPPALALVGLGLVKGVFDVVRYGFYLTSNTVVIFLSGLLIGSLALLADLIVRSRGD encoded by the coding sequence ATGCCGGAAGAGAAGCCTTACGTGACGATCGTCCTGCCCTGCTACAACGAGCAGGACCACGTCGTCAAAGAGGTCGAGCGCATCTGCGCCGCCATGGACGCGAGCGGCTACACCTACGAGCTGATCGCGGTGGACGACGCGTCCACCGACGAGACGCTCACCCGGCTGCGCGAGGCGGCCCCGCGCTTCCCGCACATGCGGATCAGGGCGTTCCACCGCAACGGCGGCTCGGGGACGGCGCGGCGGATCGGCACCCAGGAGGCGCGCGGCGAGATCGTCGTGTGGACCGACGCCGACATGTCGTACCCGAACGAGCGCATCCCCGAGCTGGTCGAGATCCTCGAGAAGGACCCGTCGATCGACCAGGTGGTGGGGGCGCGCACCTCGGAGCAGGGCTCGCACAAGCTGCTGCGCGTCCCGGCGAAGTGGTTCATCCGCAAGCTCGCCGAGATCCTCGCCGGGGAGAAGATCCCCGACCTCAACTCCGGGCTGCGGGCGTTCCGGGCCTCGGTGGCGCGGCCGTACCTGCGGCTGCTCCCGCCCGGGTTCTCCTGCGTGACCACGATCACGCTGGCCTTCCTGTCGAACCAGCACGGCGTGTACTACCTGCCGATCGAGTACTCCAAGCGGGCGGGGAAGTCGAAGTTCAACTTCGTCTCGGACGCCTACCGGTACATCCTCCAGGTCCTGCGGATGATCATGTACTTCAATCCGCTCAAGGTGCTCATGCCGCCCGCGCTCGCGCTGGTCGGCCTCGGCCTGGTCAAGGGCGTCTTCGACGTGGTCCGCTACGGGTTCTACCTCACGAGCAACACCGTCGTGATCTTCCTGTCCGGGCTGCTCATCGGCTCGCTCGCCCTGCTCGCCGACCTGATCGTCCGCTCCCGGGGGGATTGA
- a CDS encoding glycosyltransferase family 4 protein: protein MRIAIVGPTFPYKGGGAQHTTELAHRLSARGHDVVIESWRAQYPSFLYPGQQTIDTPEGEPYPDTRRELDWRRPDGWIRCGRRLRGADLVVLAVLTPVQVPPYLGILYGLRRRDAAIAICHNVLPHERRPYDRPLMRALLGRVGAVLAHSEQQAALARELTTTPVRVAALAPHLPVKGAAAPRSREPYRRLLFFGIVRPYKGLDLLLRALARVPDVSLTVAGEFWGGLEETEELIAELGIADRVELRPGYVPAEQVPSLFAEVDALVLPYRSATASQNVWLGHEHGVPVIATRAGALATAVRDGVDGLLAEPGSVESLAEALKRFYEPGMPERLRAGVRPVDPEPYWAAYLDTLLAGR, encoded by the coding sequence ATGAGGATCGCGATCGTCGGGCCGACCTTCCCGTACAAGGGCGGTGGCGCCCAGCACACCACCGAGCTCGCGCACCGGCTCAGCGCCCGGGGCCACGACGTGGTGATCGAGTCGTGGCGGGCGCAGTACCCGTCGTTCCTCTACCCCGGGCAGCAGACCATCGACACCCCGGAGGGCGAGCCGTACCCGGACACGCGGCGCGAGCTCGACTGGCGGCGCCCGGACGGGTGGATCCGGTGCGGGCGGCGGCTGCGCGGCGCCGACCTGGTCGTCCTCGCCGTGCTCACCCCGGTGCAGGTGCCCCCGTACCTGGGCATCCTGTACGGCCTGCGCCGCCGGGACGCGGCGATCGCGATCTGCCACAACGTGCTGCCCCATGAACGCCGGCCGTACGACCGGCCGCTGATGCGGGCGCTGCTCGGCCGGGTCGGCGCGGTGCTCGCCCACTCCGAGCAGCAGGCCGCCCTCGCCCGCGAGCTCACCACCACCCCGGTGCGGGTGGCCGCGCTCGCCCCGCACCTGCCCGTGAAGGGGGCGGCCGCCCCGCGGTCGCGCGAGCCGTACCGCAGGCTGCTGTTCTTCGGCATCGTCCGGCCGTACAAGGGGCTGGACCTGCTGCTCCGCGCGCTCGCCCGGGTGCCGGACGTGTCGCTCACCGTGGCCGGCGAGTTCTGGGGCGGGCTGGAGGAGACCGAGGAGCTGATCGCGGAGCTCGGCATCGCCGACCGGGTGGAGCTGCGGCCCGGGTACGTGCCGGCCGAGCAGGTGCCGTCCCTGTTCGCCGAGGTGGACGCGCTCGTCCTGCCGTACCGGTCGGCCACCGCGAGCCAGAACGTGTGGCTCGGCCACGAGCACGGCGTGCCCGTGATCGCGACCAGGGCCGGGGCGCTCGCCACGGCGGTGCGCGACGGGGTGGACGGGCTGCTCGCCGAACCGGGGTCGGTGGAGTCGCTCGCCGAGGCGCTCAAGCGGTTCTACGAGCCCGGCATGCCCGAGCGGCTGCGCGCCGGGGTGCGGCCGGTCGACCCCGAGCCCTACTGGGCGGCCTACCTCGACACGCTCCTCGCCGGGCGGTAG